From one Lycium barbarum isolate Lr01 chromosome 6, ASM1917538v2, whole genome shotgun sequence genomic stretch:
- the LOC132599932 gene encoding extensin-2-like — MKSSGKLGQWPLLTAALAICLIASTVVADYSYGYNSPSPSLSSKNYYKSPSPSKYHVPTPYYKKPSPSHYYYKSPAPSKHAYYKSPSPAKYYKSPAPSKHYNKSPVVTKYHKSHVPSKHYYKAPVLSKNYYKSPSPSKHSYKSPVATKYYKSPSPSKHYYKSLVATKYYKSPSPSKHYYKSPTPSKKYYKSPSPTKYYRSPSLTKYYKSPAPSKYYNSPSPTKYYKSPAPSKYYKSPSPTKYYKSTPPSKYYKSPTPIKYYKSPAPSKYYKSPSPTKYYKSPAPSKYYKSPAPTKYHKSPVYYKSPPPPPYYKKSQTYYNSPPAPPKYYVKSPSYYKSPPPPPKYYEQSPSSYKSPPPPPKYYEQSPSYYESSLPPPKYYEQSPSSYKSPPPPPSKYYEQSPTNYKLPPPPYYQESTPSYKSPPPPPKSYEQSPITYKSPPPPPKTYEQSPSYYSPPPPPYYKQTPTYASPPPPKKYQQSTTYASPPPPSASPPPPAKYEQSATYASPPPPSASPPPPAKYEQSATYASPPPPSASPPPPSKYVQSSTYASPPPPLASPPPPAKYEQSVTYASPPPPSPSSPPPTKYEQSATNASPPPPSPSPPPTYY; from the coding sequence ATGAAAAGCTCAGGGAAGTTGGGTCAATGGCCCTTACTAACAGCTGCTTTGGCAATTTGCTTAATAGCTAGCACTGTTGTTGCTGATTACTCTTATGGGTATAATTCTCCCTCACCTTCTCTCAGCTCTAAGAATTACTACAAATCACCATCTCCATCTAAGTATCATGTGCCCACTCCTTATTACAAGAAACCTTCTCCATCACACTACTATTACAAATCACCAGCTCCTTCAAAGCATGCCTATTACAAGTCGCCATCACCAGCAAAATATTACAAGTCGCCTGCTCCTTCAAAGCATTACAACAAGTCACCCGTTGTAACGAAGTATCATAAGTCGCATGTTCCTTCAAAACATTACTACAAAGCGCCTGTTCTTTCAAAGAATTACTACAAGTCGCCGTCTCCTTCAAAACACTCCTATAAGTCACCGGTTGCAACAAAGTATTACAAGTCACCTAGTCCCTCAAAGCATTACTATAAGTCACTAGTTGCAACAAAGTATTACAAGTCACCTTCTCCCTCAAAGCATTATTACAAGTCACCTACTCCTTCAAAGAAATACTACAAGTCTCCATCGCCAACAAAGTACTACAGGTCACCATCCCTAACAAAATATTACAAATCACCCGCTCCATCTAAATACTACAATTCGCCTTCGCCAACAAAATATTACAAATCACCCGCTCCATCTAAGTACTACAAGTCGCCTTCGCCAACAAAATATTACAAATCAACCCCTCCTTCTAAATACTACAAGTCGCCTACACCAATAAAATATTACAAATCACCCGCTCCATCAAAGTACTACAAGTCGCCTTCACCAACAAAATATTACAAATCACCCGCTCCATCTAAATACTACAAGTCGCCTGCACCAACAAAATATCACAAGTCACCAGTTTACTACAAgtctccaccaccaccaccttATTATAAGAAATCACAAACGTACTACAATTCACCTCCAGCCCCTCCAAAATATTATGTGAAATCACCTTCATACTACAAGTCACCACCACCTCCACCAAAATACTATGAGCAATCACCATCTTCTTACAAATCTCCTCCACCTCCTCCAAAATACTATGAGCAGTCTCCTTCTTATTACGAGTCATCTCTACCTCCACCAAAATACTATGAGCAATCACCATCTTCTTACAAatctccaccaccaccaccatccaAATACTACGAGCAATCACCAACAAATTATAAGTTGCCACCTCCACCATACTACCAAGAATCTACACCGTCCTATAAATCTCCTCCACCTCCTCCAAAATCCTATGAGCAATCACCTATAACCTACAAATCACCACCACCTCCTCCAAAGACCTATGAACAATCACCATCATACTACTCACCTCCACCACCACCGTACTATAAGCAAACACCCACCTATGCCTCACCTCCACCGCCTAAGAAGTATCAGCAATCTACCACCTATGCTTCACCTCCACCCCCGTCAGCATCTCCTCCACCACCTGCGAAGTATGAGCAATCTGCCACCTATGCTTCACCTCCACCCCCGTCAGCGTCTCCTCCACCACCTGCAAAGTATGAGCAATCTGCCACCTATGCTTCACCTCCACCCCCGTCAGCATCTCCTCCACCACCTTCAAAGTATGTGCAATCTTCCACCTATGCTTCACCTCCACCCCCGTTAGCATCTCCTCCACCACCTGCAAAGTATGAGCAATCTGTCACCTATGCTTCACCTCCACCCCCGTCACCATCTTCTCCACCACCTACTAAGTATGAGCAATCTGCCACCAATGCTTCACCTCCACCCCCGTCACCATCCCCCCCACCAACCTACTATTAA